The following coding sequences are from one Halobacteria archaeon AArc-dxtr1 window:
- a CDS encoding DUF6516 family protein translates to MASLTDDDLDGVSEGRKYPDGTVIRAFCMRTDRDAYPSGWAYKLHYGTTEPDPPRTLDDGTIRRYDNSHEDTKGHELHVAPDPVPEIITFPGMVELWERFWSEIPKSEFEIT, encoded by the coding sequence ATGGCCTCACTGACCGACGATGACCTCGATGGCGTGAGCGAGGGGAGGAAGTACCCCGACGGGACCGTCATCCGCGCGTTCTGCATGCGGACAGACCGCGATGCGTACCCGTCTGGGTGGGCCTACAAACTCCACTACGGCACAACGGAGCCAGACCCACCCCGTACACTTGACGATGGGACGATTCGTCGATACGATAACTCGCACGAGGACACCAAAGGACACGAACTGCACGTCGCACCGGATCCCGTCCCAGAGATAATTACGTTCCCTGGGATGGTCGAACTCTGGGAACGCTTCTGGAGCGAGATCCCAAAATCTGAGTTCGAGATCACGTGA
- a CDS encoding glycosyltransferase family 4 protein — MRILRVAQKVYPDIKGGGPYHVHAMSRDQAAMGHDVTVLTVRHDQSLPAIEERAGYTVVRYDPVAKPLGNELSPGLAQYLRRIGDVDVVHAHSHLYFATNLAALKRRLGTIPLAITNHGLYSQNAPEWVFDLYLRTVGRWTFNQADVVFCYTDEDRERVREFGVSSPIEVVANGIDTERFSPAGPTSERVTGERPVVVFVGRLVEGKRPSVAVEAFASVVEDHPTAQLYFCGEGPLRGELEERARELGVREAVTFLGQIPYEEMPAVYRSADAFVLSSRAEGVPRTIMEALSTGVPVVSSALPQVRSAFGDAVAYAPIGDVDAFADRIREAVSGGEGGELGAAFRWERTVAETTAALEAIAESR; from the coding sequence ATGCGAATTCTTCGTGTTGCACAGAAGGTCTATCCCGATATCAAGGGGGGTGGGCCGTACCACGTCCACGCGATGAGCCGCGATCAGGCCGCGATGGGCCACGACGTGACCGTGCTGACGGTGCGCCACGACCAGTCGCTGCCCGCAATCGAGGAGCGAGCCGGCTATACAGTCGTGCGGTACGATCCCGTTGCGAAGCCTCTCGGCAACGAGCTCAGCCCCGGCCTGGCACAGTATCTGCGGCGTATCGGCGACGTCGACGTCGTCCACGCTCACTCGCATCTGTACTTCGCGACGAATCTGGCCGCGCTGAAGCGGCGATTGGGGACGATCCCGCTCGCGATCACGAACCACGGGCTCTACTCCCAGAACGCTCCCGAGTGGGTGTTCGATCTCTATCTGCGGACAGTCGGCCGGTGGACGTTCAACCAGGCCGACGTCGTCTTCTGTTACACTGACGAGGACCGCGAGCGCGTCCGGGAGTTCGGCGTCTCGAGCCCGATCGAGGTGGTGGCCAACGGGATCGACACCGAGCGCTTCTCGCCGGCCGGCCCGACGAGTGAGCGGGTGACGGGTGAGAGACCGGTCGTGGTGTTTGTCGGGCGGCTGGTCGAGGGGAAGCGGCCGTCGGTCGCAGTTGAGGCGTTTGCGTCGGTTGTCGAGGACCATCCAACTGCCCAGTTGTACTTCTGTGGCGAGGGGCCGCTTCGTGGGGAGTTAGAAGAGCGCGCTCGCGAGCTGGGCGTCCGGGAGGCAGTGACTTTTCTCGGGCAGATTCCGTACGAGGAGATGCCCGCCGTCTACCGCAGCGCGGATGCGTTCGTCCTCTCGAGTCGCGCCGAGGGGGTCCCGCGGACGATCATGGAGGCGCTGTCGACCGGCGTCCCCGTCGTGAGTTCGGCGCTCCCACAGGTCCGGTCGGCGTTTGGCGACGCGGTGGCCTACGCGCCGATCGGCGACGTCGACGCGTTTGCGGACCGGATCCGTGAAGCGGTCTCTGGTGGGGAGGGTGGCGAGCTGGGCGCCGCGTTCCGCTGGGAGCGAACAGTGGCGGAGACGACGGCGGCGTTGGAAGCTATCGCGGAGAGTCGGTGA